Proteins encoded together in one Deinococcus hopiensis KR-140 window:
- a CDS encoding chloride channel protein has product MRSPLPRAVLTRLETGRLVVLSLLLGLLVGGLSILLRLALDGLLRGESALLGYAPPGTPGEGGLLMAFGEALPWGLLALPAVGAAYTWLIPTGDPLAELVRGYHIRGQWPRFPAQVRTLAGTLLGQAVGLLVGRDAPFTVMGQMATRLLARTTRLDSVETRTLTLAGAGAALGAVLHAPLAAAVLIVEVLYRRFEFEFEVLMPCVLAAVAAYAVYGLAFGFTPLFSLEVLPVLAASQLPAFLGVALGVTLVGWAGLLACRALPPVWTQGWLRPVAGGAFGLLTAAVALWSTPAVLGDGSGWAQLGLSGFLGPEALGAGAWRWALLALGAPLAFGGGVLPSVGVGGLLGAGLGNLLGLDPAAATLTGVVAFLTVTLNAPLAAALLAVAWGGDAVLPASLLAAGVAHLLSGETGLLPGQVRSRAASAVHAGMPLLPEGIRFAPRRAASAPATPLHPSAPTDEGGPTPLASEQELYRRSVPRSWEGARVSVLTLPPGVEVVGVVRDGTVRLPRPDMRLTAEDELVFLARPDAYQALEGVLRLPGA; this is encoded by the coding sequence ATGCGCTCTCCCCTGCCCCGCGCCGTGCTGACCCGTCTGGAAACTGGGCGGCTGGTGGTGCTGAGCCTGCTGCTGGGCCTGCTGGTGGGCGGGCTGAGTATCCTGCTACGGCTGGCGCTGGACGGGCTGCTGCGCGGAGAATCGGCGCTGCTGGGTTACGCGCCCCCCGGGACCCCGGGCGAGGGCGGGCTGCTGATGGCCTTTGGAGAGGCGCTGCCCTGGGGCCTGCTGGCGCTGCCCGCCGTTGGAGCGGCCTACACCTGGCTGATACCCACCGGGGATCCACTGGCGGAACTCGTGCGCGGGTACCACATCCGGGGACAGTGGCCACGCTTCCCGGCGCAGGTGCGGACGCTGGCGGGCACCCTGCTGGGCCAGGCGGTGGGGCTGCTGGTGGGGCGCGACGCGCCCTTCACAGTGATGGGACAGATGGCAACGCGCCTGCTCGCCCGCACCACCCGGCTGGACAGCGTGGAGACGCGGACGTTGACGCTGGCCGGAGCGGGGGCCGCCCTTGGGGCCGTGTTGCACGCACCCCTGGCGGCGGCGGTGCTGATCGTGGAGGTGCTGTACCGCCGCTTCGAGTTTGAGTTTGAGGTGCTGATGCCCTGTGTGCTCGCGGCAGTGGCGGCCTACGCGGTCTACGGCCTGGCGTTCGGCTTTACTCCGCTGTTCTCGCTGGAGGTCCTGCCGGTACTGGCGGCCTCGCAACTTCCGGCCTTTCTGGGCGTGGCGCTGGGCGTGACGCTGGTGGGCTGGGCTGGACTGCTGGCCTGCCGCGCGCTGCCCCCCGTGTGGACGCAGGGCTGGTTGCGACCCGTGGCGGGCGGTGCATTCGGCCTGCTGACCGCCGCCGTCGCCCTCTGGAGCACGCCCGCCGTGCTGGGCGACGGATCGGGCTGGGCGCAGCTGGGCCTGTCGGGCTTTCTTGGCCCCGAAGCCCTGGGCGCGGGCGCTTGGCGTTGGGCGCTGCTCGCGCTGGGAGCACCGCTGGCGTTCGGCGGGGGCGTGCTGCCCTCCGTGGGCGTGGGCGGTCTGCTGGGCGCCGGGTTGGGAAACCTGCTGGGCCTCGACCCGGCCGCGGCGACGCTGACGGGAGTGGTCGCCTTCCTGACCGTCACCCTCAACGCGCCGCTTGCCGCCGCACTACTCGCCGTGGCCTGGGGCGGCGACGCCGTGTTGCCCGCGTCCCTGCTGGCCGCCGGGGTGGCGCACCTGCTCAGCGGTGAGACGGGCCTGCTGCCGGGCCAGGTGCGCTCGCGGGCGGCCAGTGCCGTCCACGCGGGCATGCCCCTGCTGCCCGAAGGCATTCGCTTTGCGCCGCGCCGCGCCGCCTCTGCCCCCGCCACACCGCTTCACCCCAGCGCGCCCACCGATGAGGGCGGCCCCACACCCCTGGCCTCCGAGCAGGAGTTGTACCGCCGCAGCGTGCCCCGCAGTTGGGAGGGCGCCCGGGTGTCGGTCCTGACCCTGCCGCCCGGGGTGGAAGTCGTGGGCGTGGTGCGGGACGGCACCGTCCGCCTGCCCCGCCCCGATATGCGCCTCACCGCCGAGGACGAACTCGTGTTTCTCGCCCGGCCTGATGCGTACCAGGCGCTGGAGGGCGTGCTGCGGCTTCCTGGCGCGTAG